One region of Deltaproteobacteria bacterium genomic DNA includes:
- a CDS encoding CarD family transcriptional regulator: MFKVGEKVVYPAHGVGEIEAIRSHVISGTEKKFYMLRILETDMKIMIPIDNVDSVGLRKIIDRAMVTKVYKVLRQKKIESDQQTWNRRYRDYTEKIKTGSILEIAKVLRDLFVLKGDKELSFGERKMLDTARNLLVKELSIARSHSEEKIMEELRHIFTH; encoded by the coding sequence ATGTTTAAAGTTGGCGAGAAAGTTGTTTACCCGGCTCATGGTGTGGGCGAGATAGAAGCGATCCGTTCGCATGTCATTTCCGGCACTGAGAAGAAATTCTACATGCTACGAATTCTCGAGACCGACATGAAGATCATGATCCCGATCGACAACGTCGACTCCGTTGGGTTACGTAAGATCATCGACCGCGCCATGGTGACCAAGGTCTATAAGGTATTGCGCCAGAAGAAAATTGAATCCGACCAGCAGACTTGGAATCGCCGGTACCGCGACTACACGGAGAAAATCAAGACCGGATCGATCCTCGAAATCGCCAAAGTATTGCGCGACCTGTTTGTGTTGAAAGGCGATAAAGAATTGTCCTTCGGCGAACGTAAGATGCTGGACACGGCGCGCAATTTGCTGGTCAAGGAGTTGTCGATTGCCCGCTCCCATTCGGAAGAGAAGATCATGGAGGAGCTCCGCCATATTTTTACTCACTGA
- the ispD gene encoding 2-C-methyl-D-erythritol 4-phosphate cytidylyltransferase: MHVTAIVVAAGAGRRIGGEVSKMYLPIAGRPLVLRTLDRMLSARSVERVVWVAGAKEVAHCQALLRGDAALRDRPIVLQEGGATRQQSAKRGLGKLAADTDIVIIHDGARPFVSADLIDRCVSAAAEKGAVVVGLPTHDTIKVAGSDRRIQTTPERSSLWEVQTPQVFQREIITEAHEQAARDGVEATDDAMVVERFGRPVYILDGERTNIKITLPEDIWLAEAMLRDGRVS; this comes from the coding sequence ATGCATGTAACTGCAATCGTGGTTGCCGCCGGGGCCGGTCGTCGCATCGGCGGCGAGGTTTCCAAGATGTACCTGCCCATTGCCGGCAGACCGCTAGTGTTGCGCACGCTGGATAGGATGCTTTCGGCTCGTTCGGTGGAGCGCGTGGTGTGGGTCGCTGGCGCCAAAGAAGTGGCGCACTGCCAGGCGCTTTTGCGCGGCGATGCGGCGTTGCGTGACCGGCCGATTGTCTTGCAGGAGGGCGGCGCCACACGCCAGCAGTCGGCAAAACGGGGGTTGGGGAAACTGGCCGCGGATACCGACATCGTGATCATCCACGACGGCGCGCGGCCGTTCGTCTCCGCTGATTTGATCGATCGCTGTGTCAGCGCCGCAGCGGAAAAGGGCGCGGTGGTTGTCGGCTTACCGACGCACGATACTATCAAGGTGGCGGGCAGCGATCGGCGCATCCAAACTACGCCCGAGCGCAGTTCGTTGTGGGAAGTCCAGACGCCCCAGGTTTTTCAACGGGAGATTATTACCGAGGCTCATGAACAGGCGGCGAGAGATGGCGTCGAAGCAACTGACGACGCCATGGTGGTGGAGCGTTTCGGCCGACCGGTATACATTCTCGATGGTGAGCGGACCAATATCAAGATTACCCTGCCTGAAGATATTTGGTTGGCTGAAGCGATGCTTCGCGACGGGCGGGTTTCTTAG